A segment of the Sulfurovum indicum genome:
AAAGAGGCTGTACTCTTCCTTGATCGTATTGAGAATGCTCTTGTCAGCATTGTAGATGAAAGCATAGTTGAAGTGCATACTCTTAAGAATATCCCGTACCTCTTCTTCTGTTTCAAACCAGTGCGGATGGTCGATTCCCGGTACTTTTGTCTTTGGCGGGGTCAAAACGATACTTTTTACCCACATGTTGCTGCGTTTGACATACTCTCTGGCCTTCTCGATATCAGGAAGATTGTCTGTGAAGATGGCTACCTTGTCGCTTTTACTGGACTTGGTATGGTTCAGATTCCCGTCGATGTGTACGGGGATGAAGTGTCTGGTGTACTTGACACGGTCGACTGAGTAGGGGAGTTCCTCATTGTTACAGAAGTTCACCACACGGAGCAGATACTCCAGGTGGAAAGGTGCCATCTCTTTTTCCTGGTAGACATATCCTCCGACTTTAAAGGTTGTTCTAAAGAGGGTGTCGGAGATAGGGTAGCCTTCTACTTCTCTGTTAAGCCTTGGTACATCCGGTTTGATAAGCTGCATCAGATCTTTGTTCGTTCCGACAAAAAGAGCATTGTCAGAGTTGAGTATCTGTTCGAACGCTTTGCGCCAGTCATCAGGGATGAAAGCAATATTTCCCTTGTGGGTAAGGATCATTTTCAGAAAACTCATCTCATGTTCAAGCAGGTAAAAGAACTTTGCCTCTTTTTTGATAATGACATAACGGATAAGTTTGAAGGCAGCCAGTTGAATATCAGAGACCTTGATCCATGCGATCTCATCATCTTTTTTAATGATCTCATTATTGTCATAGACAATAGCATAGGCACCGTTCTCGATGGCTTTGTCTATCTCTTCCTGGTTTGAAGAGAAGAAGAGGTCGCCCTGGTCTACTTTGGAAGGGTATACGGTAGCTGCTTCTATGGCATGTACTTTTGGTGTATTGGTCAACACACCTTCTGTGAGGTTTATGATATCTTCGATCTTCATTATTATCCTATAGGTGTACCCGGTTTTTTCGGTTTTTCAGGACGGATCATGCATAGACCGTCCTCATCTTTGGCTGCAAGGAGCATACCTTCACTCTTGTATCCCATCAGTTTGGCCGGTTTAAGATTGGCAACGACACAGACCTGGGTATTGAGCATCTCTTCTGCAGAATACCACTCTTTGATGCCCGCAACGATCTGTCGAGGTGCTTCTTCTCCAAGATCAACCTGAAGAAGAAGCAGTTTTTTACTCTTTGGCACCTCTTCCGCTTTTATCACCGTGCCGACTTTTAAAGATGTCTGAAAGAACTGGTCGATACCAATAAGCGCAACCCCTTCCTCTTTTTGCTTTTCCTTCTTCGTTTCCTGCTTCTCTGCTTTCTTAGTCTCTTTTTTAGACTTTGCAGGCACATCTTCGGGGGTGGCCTGTACCAAAAGAGGCTCTTCTATACGGGGGAACAAAGGTGGTATTTTTTCAATTGTGAATGTTTCCAGTACTCCTTTGGCTTTACAGAGGTGATTCCAGCTTGCATTGTCTATGGTAAAATGAAGTGCTGAAGCGATCTTTGAGCAGATCTCGGGCATAACAGGAGAGAGCATGACGGATACTTTCGCCAAAATCGCGGCAATAAGTCCATTCAATGCCATGGCTTCTTCCTCCCGTCCCTCTTTCATCAGTGTCCAGGGCTGATATTTGTCAATGGCTTTGTTGGCAACGGTCAGTGGTCTCCAAAGCTCTTCGAGGTAGCGGTGTATTTGCATTTCGAAAAGAAGAGGCTCGAGTTTTTCGAGTGAAGCTTCTACTTCATCAAGCTCAGCCTGATAGTATTTGGAAACATTGCCAGAGTCTACTTTGCCTTCAAAATATTTTCCGCTCATACCAATAAGTCGATTGAGAAGATTTCCAAGATCATTGCCAAGATCGGAATTGATACGGTCAATAAGCGCTTTTTGTGAGAAGTCGCCGTCACCGCCGAATGGCACCTCTCTCAGCATAAAGTATCGGAAGTTGTCCAGCCCGTACGCATCGGCTACCTCTTTGGGGTTGATCACATTGCCTTTGGACTTACTCATCTTCTCTCCGTCACGCGTCCACCATCCATGTGCAGCGATGTGCTTGGGCATTTCGAGACCAAGGCTCATCAAAAATGCAGGCCAGTAGATGGCATGGAAACGCAGGATATCTTTTCCGATCAGCTGTATTCGCGCAGGCCAGAAATCCATTTTGGCTTCATCTGTACCGTATCCGAGGGCAGTAACATAGTTCATCAATGCATCAAGCCAGACATACATCACGTGCTTGGGATCGTTCAGTTCTTCAGGAAGCTTTACCCCCCAGTCAAAACTGGTACGGGTGATGGAGAGGTCTTCAAGTCCCCCCTCTACAAAACGGATCACTTCATTTCTTTTACTCTTGGGCAGGATGCACTCAGGATTCTCCTCATACCACTTGAGCAGCTTCTCTTCGTAGGCAGAGAGCCTGAAAAAGTAGCTCTCCTCTTCTACAACGGTAGTAGGCTTTCCGCACTCAGGACAAAACTCACCGTCGACAAGCTGGATCTCCGGGAAGAAAGTTTCACAGGAGATACAGTAGTGCCCTTTATAGACATCTTTATAGATGTCACCGTTGTCATACATGACTTTGAAAGCTTTCTGTACCCCTTTCATATGGTCTGCATCGGTTGTTCTGATGAACTTGTCGTAGCTGATACCGAAATCATCCCAGAGATTCCTGAACGTTGCGGAGATCTCATCTGCATACTCCTGGGCGCTTTTCCCCCTGGCTTTGGCAGACTCTTCGATCTTCTGACCGTGTTCATCCGTTCCGGTAAGGAAAAAGGTCTCAAGACCTGTCATACGTGAGTATCGTGCCAATGTATCGGCAATAATAGTCGTATAGGCGTGGCCGATATGAGCAATATCGTTCACATAGTAAATAGGGGTAGTAATATAGGCTTTATGGCAAGATGACATAGATAAGGTTCCTTAAACAAATGAGTTTATTTAGTAAAAATTACCAACAGACGGTAAATAAAAGATATTTTAGCCAAAAAGTGCTGTATAGTTGGTAAACTTACAGTATGTATTATGTATATATCGTACAATGTGCGGATGAGACACTCTATACCGGTATTGCAACCGATGTGGAACGCCGCCTTGAAGAACATAACAACTCTGAAAAAGGAGCAAAGTATACCCGTGTCAGACGACCGGTAATGCTGGTTTACAGTGAGGCACTTCCCGATAGAAGCAGTGCGTTAAAACGAGAGTACGCGATCAAGAAAAAGATGAACAGAAAAGAGAAGCTTCAGCTCATAAAAAGTAGGCTGCACGCTCCTTAATACTTTTAAATATTAACAGGAGAGCATGATGTTCGGTCCCGAAACAAAGTTTAAAGAAAAAAAAGTCTTCAGTGCAGAAGAGAAACAGCGCATTATGCAGGAACTCAATGAAAAAAGACGGAAAGAACAGAAGTCAAAGGAGGCGATAAAACGTTACCTTTCAGATAAAAAGGTCTACCGTTACAAAGGTGGCGAATACTATAAGGTAAGTGATTACAAACAGAGTTTCTATATTACCGCTTCTGTTATACGTACGTTGGCTGACACGGTGCAGGAGGTAGAGTTGGAACGCAGCGGTTATACGGCAAACCGCACGCAAAAAGGCTTTATAAAATGGGACTGTATACGCGAATGCATCCTGATATCTCCAGACAGGGTGAAGGTATACTATAAACCATTCTATGTGGAAAAAATCCGATAAGAGGCTAAAACTCGAATCCCCCGCCGGTTCCCTTGTTCATACTGTCATATACTGCTTTGACATAGGCTTCACGCACTTCACAGACTAAAAGCTTTTCGCACTTCATGCAGCTTTGCAGATGTTTCTCTTTTTGGCAGGCTTCAAGTTCACTCTTCTTCTGCAGCAGAGCGATCTGCCACTCATCGAGTATCGCTTCAGCCATTATTTGCCAACTCCGTATGCCTCTTTGAGCTTTTCGATCTCATAGTTGGAACCAAAGAAACATGGACTGGTATCATGAGGATGCTCCGGAACAAGTTCCATCAGACGTCTGCCTTTATGGTCGACTGCCTGTCCTCCAGCCTGTTCGTACATGAATGCAAAAGGGATTACTTCAAAGAGTTGTCTGAGTTTGCCGTGAGGTTTGTCTGAAGTACCTGGGTATGAGAAAATACCGCCTCCTTTAAGAAGTATCTGATGCAGGTCCGGTACCATTCCTCCGGAATAGCGCAGTCTGTACCCTTCTGCAAAAAGATCGTCTACAAAGGTTTTATGATAGTCACACCAGTTCTGCTGTGTCCCGCCTGGAGCAT
Coding sequences within it:
- the metG gene encoding methionine--tRNA ligase, with the protein product MSSCHKAYITTPIYYVNDIAHIGHAYTTIIADTLARYSRMTGLETFFLTGTDEHGQKIEESAKARGKSAQEYADEISATFRNLWDDFGISYDKFIRTTDADHMKGVQKAFKVMYDNGDIYKDVYKGHYCISCETFFPEIQLVDGEFCPECGKPTTVVEEESYFFRLSAYEEKLLKWYEENPECILPKSKRNEVIRFVEGGLEDLSITRTSFDWGVKLPEELNDPKHVMYVWLDALMNYVTALGYGTDEAKMDFWPARIQLIGKDILRFHAIYWPAFLMSLGLEMPKHIAAHGWWTRDGEKMSKSKGNVINPKEVADAYGLDNFRYFMLREVPFGGDGDFSQKALIDRINSDLGNDLGNLLNRLIGMSGKYFEGKVDSGNVSKYYQAELDEVEASLEKLEPLLFEMQIHRYLEELWRPLTVANKAIDKYQPWTLMKEGREEEAMALNGLIAAILAKVSVMLSPVMPEICSKIASALHFTIDNASWNHLCKAKGVLETFTIEKIPPLFPRIEEPLLVQATPEDVPAKSKKETKKAEKQETKKEKQKEEGVALIGIDQFFQTSLKVGTVIKAEEVPKSKKLLLLQVDLGEEAPRQIVAGIKEWYSAEEMLNTQVCVVANLKPAKLMGYKSEGMLLAAKDEDGLCMIRPEKPKKPGTPIG
- a CDS encoding GIY-YIG nuclease family protein; protein product: MYYVYIVQCADETLYTGIATDVERRLEEHNNSEKGAKYTRVRRPVMLVYSEALPDRSSALKREYAIKKKMNRKEKLQLIKSRLHAP